In the Deltaproteobacteria bacterium genome, CACCATCACGGCCACGGCCTGGCCGCGCTGCGCGCCGGCAAGCACGTGCTCGTCGAGAAGCCGATGGCCACCTCGGTGCGCGACGCGGAGGAGCTGGTACGCGCCTCCGAGGAGTACGAACGCATCCTGATGGTCGGGCACCTGATGCTCTACCATCCGGCCGTCGAGCGACTGCGCGCGATGGTGCAGGGCGGCGAGCTCGGGAAGATTCACTACCTCTACGCGCTGCGGGTGAACCTCGGGCAGATCCGGAGCGACGAGAACGCGCTCTGGAGCTTCGGCCCCCACGACCTCAGCATCATCCGCTACCTCCTCGGCGCCGAGCCCGAGAGCATCTCGGCGCGCGGGCAGGCCTACCTGCGCGCCGGCGTCGAGGACGTGGTCTTCGTGAACGTGGCCTTCCGCGACCACACCATGGCGCAGATCCAGCTGAGCTGGCTCGATCCCCACAAGGAGCGGCGGCTCACCGTCGTGGGCTCGCGCAAGATGGTGGTCTTCGACGACGTGCATCCGACGGAGAAGCTCCGCCTCTTCGACAAGGGCTTCGACCGTCCCCCCGA is a window encoding:
- a CDS encoding Gfo/Idh/MocA family oxidoreductase; its protein translation is MSGKEPVNVAVLGAGYWGRNYVRNLSGLPEARLSWVCDLDPRARERAATVAPEAQVTADFTQMLSDPAVQAVVIATNAAHHHGHGLAALRAGKHVLVEKPMATSVRDAEELVRASEEYERILMVGHLMLYHPAVERLRAMVQGGELGKIHYLYALRVNLGQIRSDENALWSFGPHDLSIIRYLLGAEPESISARGQAYLRAGVEDVVFVNVAFRDHTMAQIQLSWLDPHKERRLTVVGSRKMVVFDDVHPTEKLRLFDKGFDRPPEYDSYGDYLSLRNGDIHIPRVAMTEPLTAECRHFLQAVSDGTSVRSPGHEGLEVVRLLEAAQQSLEAGGVPVRFS